The nucleotide sequence AGATCACCGATCCTCACAATACCGGCTCGATCATCCGCACGGCCGAGGCTCTTGGCTGCGATGGCATCATCATGCCGAAGTCGCACTCCTCCGGGATCACGCCCGCGGTCGTCAAGTCTTCAGCCGGAGCCACGGCGCATATCGAGATAGTACAGATCAGCAATGTCGCCTCCTTTCTCGAAGAAGCCAAGAGTCACGGATTCTGGATTATCGGCACGGCAGACGCGGGAAACCGCGACCTGACGGAGCTCGGCACGGTCCGGCCCGCTGTGGTGATAATCGGCAGCGAGGACTCCGGCATGCGCCGCCTCACCGAGGAAAAATGCGACTACATCGTCCGCATCCCCCTGGCCGGACGCATATCCTCCCTCAACGCGTCGGTCGCCGCCGGCATCATACTGTTCCAGATAATGCATTAATGATATCCCTGCGGGGCTTTTTTAAGGGGCTTCGCCCCTTAACCCCTGTTGAATATACTGGACACGATTTCTGCATTAAAGGTTAACTACAACTTCGGTACCATCAGGCCTCAGAAAAAAGAGCCGAAAGGCCGAGGACTGTCTGAGTCTTCCAAACCTATGTCCGAGTTCCGCAGGCCTGGAGGCTTTTTTCTGAGGCCTGATACAATTTGATTTTGCTT is from Spirochaetota bacterium and encodes:
- the rlmB gene encoding 23S rRNA (guanosine(2251)-2'-O)-methyltransferase RlmB, with translation MEDKGLIFGRNPVLEYLRAMGPETRAELYVAQTAHGKIIDEIVATAQARKIRVSRMEKDFFGSLGPSSRHQGVALKLPTPVAEADRAGIDGLFTRTAVKKGVLVLLDQITDPHNTGSIIRTAEALGCDGIIMPKSHSSGITPAVVKSSAGATAHIEIVQISNVASFLEEAKSHGFWIIGTADAGNRDLTELGTVRPAVVIIGSEDSGMRRLTEEKCDYIVRIPLAGRISSLNASVAAGIILFQIMH